The window CTAGATGGTTGGGGTACTGTGTGATGAAGCTGCAAGAAGAGCAGGAGTACAGCTTGTCTCCTTTGTCCGGGCTGGCGGGGGAGCCTTTAGACAGCATGTCCAGGGCACACTTGCCGCAGATCTGCGTGGCCGCGCCCTCTTCGTCCTCCAACACTGAGCCACAAACACGGCAGGTGAAGGGAAAAAGCAGCACGGGCAGCCCAGGATCTGGCTCCTGGCCCAGCTCCTCTGTGTCTAGCAGGCTGGGGGCATGACGTTCGGCACGCAGGCTGCCATAGCTATGCAGGAAGTCTGGATCACCACTAATGTGCAGAGTCAGATCAGACACCACAGCCTctggagagaggaaaaaaaaagagagagagaaaaaggaggggCTTTCAGTGAGACAAGAGCAAAATAAGCTTCTTCCTCTTTCCGGGGAATCCAGTTTTAGGAAGTCAACAGTTGTTACTTCCCTTCACACTTACTGTTTAAATGCATGCTATACACTGAGTAGTTCCTCTTTGGCCAACAAGACTAAGAGAAGCTTTCAAACTAGAAATACCTCCCAGTCCGATGATCAGTAattcattaatttaaaaatcttCATCTTGCAAATTCTACATACTTTTGGGTACTatgaaaaggcaaagcaaattcaaaagagagaaaaagtcaaaatgagatatttgtctgtttttaccGGAATGAGATCAAGCAAACTGATCATATATATACCTTCCACTGTGGGTGTTGAGACATCTGTCTTGTGGCTCACCATGTGCCTCGTTAGGGTCTGGCTACTGCTTGTGCAGAAATCACATTGGCTGCACTTGTTGGACTTCTCTTGAGTATGCATGCGCTGATGCCTCTTAAGGTTGCCAAGGGAGTTACAGGCAAATGTACAATAGTCACACTTATAAGGCTTCTCCCCAGTGTGTGTACGCACATGTCTCTGTAAGTTAACCAGTTGAGCTGAGGCATATGCACAGTGCTGGCACTTGTAAGGCTTTTCACCATTGTGCGTTTTCATGTGCCGCTTCAGGTGGTTGGAGTAGCGTGAGGTAAAGCTGCACAGTTTGCAGGAGTAGGTTTTGTAGGTGCCATTGGCCATAGACCTCCCTTTGTGCCCTTTCTCTTTGGAGCCCTCCGCAGGCAGAACCTCCTCTTTCCGTCTAACCTCCTGTTCTgtgctcctctcttcaccttcaCATCGGAGGCAGTAGAGCCCTGCTATGTCCAAAGCTCCACTAAGAGGGTCCCCAAGAAGTTGGCCGCATCTCCTGCAGGAGAGGTAGGCTGTGAAGCCAGCATCCCTGCTCATCTCCTCCCGTTCACTCTCAGTGTCTCGTGGGTCTTCAAAGTCACTTTCCATGCTGAGGTGGTTGTAACTGGAGCAGTCTTCATCACTGAAGGCATATGCTGTAATTCCCATGTCAGCAGTCACTGAATTTGGAAAGAATCCCCAGATGATTTTGCTCAGTATCATAACACATTTCATCATAAGTTGTAAAATGAATGTGGGTGGTTCTACGTAATGTTTAAATTTAGAAGAAACTACTGAAATGATGCTAAGCATTACTAACCAGAGTCTTTCTCAAATCCTATGATCTTGTAGTCATTCTCTCCAAACGCCAAATCTTGTCCAAGGAGAAAATCACTCTCGAGGACCAGGCTCTCTGGGttaacaccaccaacaccatccTCAGATCCCACTGAGAAACCAACAAGATTAGGTTAGCACGAAAGGGacattgttgctgttggaacaaaaccttgtataccCAAGAAATAAGTTCACAACTTGCAATATaacgctgttgtcagaagaaaacctcatatctccaaaatggtaactttacaggagaaggaaaaaacatactttacttttaatgtaaggcaatggaaccagacgtctttcccaTTTGTTTTGGGTtggttcttttggtccattcattatgaaatttaaacagtatttaaaggacaacaagcattttcagattacgtgaaaaactgaaaaacgacaaaaatggagatacgaggctttcttccgacagcagcgataagtaAATGTGCCAttattttagaccatttctacTGGCCCCTTCAGCATGCAATTTTAAACAGCAACTGGTTAAgtcacaaagcaaaaaataatcaaataaataaataataatcaggACACAAACGTCTTATTTTCTGACAGCAAAGATATGTTATAGTATGTATTTATAACAAACCTCaaatcaaacatgttttagCATTTGTGCCTGGTCATAATTAAGCAT is drawn from Pygocentrus nattereri isolate fPygNat1 chromosome 10, fPygNat1.pri, whole genome shotgun sequence and contains these coding sequences:
- the LOC108441717 gene encoding zinc finger protein 513 isoform X1; the encoded protein is MPRRKQSNPQPVKLGSEDGVGGVNPESLVLESDFLLGQDLAFGENDYKIIGFEKDSVTADMGITAYAFSDEDCSSYNHLSMESDFEDPRDTESEREEMSRDAGFTAYLSCRRCGQLLGDPLSGALDIAGLYCLRCEGEERSTEQEVRRKEEVLPAEGSKEKGHKGRSMANGTYKTYSCKLCSFTSRYSNHLKRHMKTHNGEKPYKCQHCAYASAQLVNLQRHVRTHTGEKPYKCDYCTFACNSLGNLKRHQRMHTQEKSNKCSQCDFCTSSSQTLTRHMVSHKTDVSTPTVEEAVVSDLTLHISGDPDFLHSYGSLRAERHAPSLLDTEELGQEPDPGLPVLLFPFTCRVCGSVLEDEEGAATQICGKCALDMLSKGSPASPDKGDKLYSCSSCSFITQYPNHLARHMKTHSGEKPYKCTQCNYASAHFDNLKRHHRVHTGEKPYKCHLCDYACGNLANLKRHERIHSGAKPFQCGVCNYSCNQSMNLKRHMLRHTGEKPFKCQECAYTTGHWDNYKRHQKKHGHSTEGWIKMPLPEKEEEEEEGEM
- the LOC108441717 gene encoding zinc finger protein 513 isoform X2, giving the protein MGITAYAFSDEDCSSYNHLSMESDFEDPRDTESEREEMSRDAGFTAYLSCRRCGQLLGDPLSGALDIAGLYCLRCEGEERSTEQEVRRKEEVLPAEGSKEKGHKGRSMANGTYKTYSCKLCSFTSRYSNHLKRHMKTHNGEKPYKCQHCAYASAQLVNLQRHVRTHTGEKPYKCDYCTFACNSLGNLKRHQRMHTQEKSNKCSQCDFCTSSSQTLTRHMVSHKTDVSTPTVEEAVVSDLTLHISGDPDFLHSYGSLRAERHAPSLLDTEELGQEPDPGLPVLLFPFTCRVCGSVLEDEEGAATQICGKCALDMLSKGSPASPDKGDKLYSCSSCSFITQYPNHLARHMKTHSGEKPYKCTQCNYASAHFDNLKRHHRVHTGEKPYKCHLCDYACGNLANLKRHERIHSGAKPFQCGVCNYSCNQSMNLKRHMLRHTGEKPFKCQECAYTTGHWDNYKRHQKKHGHSTEGWIKMPLPEKEEEEEEGEM